The following are from one region of the Coffea eugenioides isolate CCC68of chromosome 2, Ceug_1.0, whole genome shotgun sequence genome:
- the LOC113760888 gene encoding acyltransferase-like protein At1g54570, chloroplastic produces the protein MASLVSNLWAPSSFALTEFKPQSRAQIRCSAAQESSILSTDTVRLNGVSSAKEQERTIPMMDRGNGHLPAGGGTREKKKKGEEEVMQEKLEPLWDDGYGTRSVKDYMDSAKDVIKPDGGPLRWFSPIECGPPLKNSPVLLFLPGMDGVGLGLMLHHKALGRVFEVWCLHIPVKDRTPFEEMVNFVEETVRNQHASSPNKPIYLVGDSFGGCLALAVAARNPVIDLVLVLANPATSFNRSQLQPLLPFLEAIPIEHHFTVPYLLSFVMGEPVKMAMVTVDATLPPRIAVEHLAGNLTALLPHLSVLADIIPKDTLLWKLKLLRSAASYANSRLHAVTAEVLVLASGKDNMLPSGDEAQRLERSLRNCKVKYFKDNGHAILLEDGVNLLTMIKGTFKYRQSRKHDVVMDFLPPSDSEFKQALESNKIYRYLIGSVMFSTLEDGKIVRGLSGVPSEGPVILVGYHMLLGLELVSLVEEFLRQRKILVRGIAHPTLFSQLVETDSKEFTFYDTLKIYGATPVSATNLFKLFKTKSHVLLYPGGAREALHRKGETYKLFWPDQPEFVRMAAKFGATIVPFGVIGEDDMAELVFDYNDLMKIPVLNDYIRKKNEDWKFRAHVTGEIANQELYMPGFLPKVPGRLYYLFGKPIQTKGRQELLKDREKARELYLQIKSEVENSMAYLLRKREEDPYRNILDRTAYRAFSAPIDQVPTFDP, from the exons ATGGCTTCACTTGTGAGTAATTTGTGGGCACCTTCTTCATTTGCTTTAACAGAGTTCAAGCCTCAATCCAGAGCTCAAATTAGATGTTCAGCAGCTCAGGAGTCCTCTATCTTGTCGACTGATACTGTTAGACTTAATGGAGTTTCTTCAGCTAAGGAGCAGGAGAGAACTATTCCGATGATGGATAGGGGGAATGGTCATTTACCTGCTGGTGGAGGTActagagagaagaagaagaagggagagGAAGAAGTTATGCAAGAAAAGCTGGAACCGTTGTGGGATGATGGGTATGGAACTCGAAGTGTGAAGGATTACATGGACTCAGCAAAAGATGTTATTAAGCCTGATGGTGGACCTCTAAGGTGGTTTTCACCCATAGAATGTGGTCCTCCATTGAAGAATTCACCTGTTCTTCTCTTTTTACCCG GGATGGATGGCGTTGGATTGGGGCTCATGTTGCATCACAAAGCTCTAGGAAG GGTTTTTGAGGTATGGTGCCTTCACATTCCTGTGAAAGATCGAACGCCATTTGAAG AGATGGTAAACTTTGTTGAGGAAACTGTGAGGAATCAGCATGCTTCGTCTCCAAATAAGCCAATATATCTTGTGGGAGATTCATTTGGAGGATGCTTAGCACTTGCAGTTGCTGCACGTAATCCGGTGATTGATCTTGTACTAGTATTAGCTAATCCAG CAACGTCATTTAACAGGTCACAGCTGCAACCTTTGCTACCTTTCTTGGAGGCTATACCTATTGAACATCATTTTACAGTCCCTTACCTTTTAAGCTTTGTCATGG GTGAACCAGTGAAGATGGCAATGGTTACTGTTGATGCTACTCTTCCTCCACGAATAGCTGTCGAACATTTGGCTGGCAATCTTACAGCTTTGTTACCACATCTTTCA GTATTGGCTGATATTATACCAAAGGACACTCTCCTCTGGAAGCTCAAGCTTCTTAGATCGGCTGCCAGTTATGCTAATTCCCGTCTTCATGCTGTTACAGCTGAAGTACTAGTGCTTGCAAG TGGCAAGGATAATATGCTTCCTAGTGGTGATGAAGCACAACGGCTTGAAAGGTCATTAAGAAACTGCAAAGTAAAATACTTCAAGGACAATGGCCATGCCATTTTACTG GAAGATGGGGTCAATTTGTTGACTATGATCAAAGGTACTTTCAAATATCGTCAGTCAAGAAAGCATGATGTTGTCATGGACTTTTTACCTCCTAGTGATTCAGAGTTCAAGCAAGCACTTGAGAGTAATAA AATTTACCGGTATCTTATTGGCTCAGTAATGTTTTCCACATTGGAGGATGGCAAGATAGTGAGAGGCTTGTCAGGGGTTCCAAGTGAAGGTCCAGTCATACTAGTTGGTTATCACATGCTGTTAGGTTTGGAACTTGTTTCTCTTGTTGAAGAATTCCTGAGGCAAAGGAAAATTCTGGTCCGTGGTATAGCACATCCAACGCTATTCTCACAGTTGGTGGAGACTGACTCGAAAGAGTTTACATTCTATGATACGTTAAAAATTTATGGTGCAACACCCGTCAGTGCAACCAACCTTTTCAAATTGTTCAAAACAAAATCACATGTTCTTCTTTACCCTGGTGGTGCTCGTGAGGCTTTGCATCGTAAG GGTGAAACGTACAAGTTGTTTTGGCCTGATCAGCCAGAATTTGTGAGGATGGCAGCTAAATTTGGTGCCACAATTGTACCATTTGGAGTCATTGGAGAGGACGACATGGCAGAG TTAGTCTTTGACTATAATGACTTGATGAAGATCCCAGTGCTGAATGACTACATTAGAAAAAAGAACGAAGACTGGAAATTTAG AGCTCATGTGACTGGAGAGATTGCAAACCAAGAATTATATATGCCAGGCTTTTTGCCTAAGGTTCCTGGCCGCTTGTACTATTTGTTTGGGAAGCCCATTCAGACAAAAGGAAGGCAAGAGTTGTTGAAAGACAGAGAGAAAGCAAGAGAGCTGTATCTCCAGATAAAGTCCGAAGTTGAAAACAGTATGGCCTACTTGCTTAGAAAAAGGGAGGAAGATCCATACAGAAATATCTTGGACAGAACAGCATATCGGGCATTTTCTGCTCCAATAGATCAAGTCCCAACCTTTGATCCCTGA
- the LOC113760104 gene encoding probable 2-oxoglutarate-dependent dioxygenase AOP1.2, with amino-acid sequence MESNPQVYSPQTQQNNIVPVIYFTTENLNPGTGSWFSTCKAVREALEEFSCFVAVYDKVEPEFISDAFASFKELFNLPMETKLLNTIPDRPAFGYIRPRPETPVHETVGIEDSTTIEAVHSFANVIWPSGNDHFW; translated from the coding sequence ATGGAGAGCAACCCTCAAGTCTATTCTCCTCAAACACAGCAAAACAATATAGTACCAGTCATATATTTCACCACAGAAAACCTAAATCCTGGTACAGGTTCTTGGTTTTCTACTTGCAAAGCTGTGAGGGAAGCCCTGGAGGAGTTTAGCTGCTTCGTCGCAGTTTATGACAAAGTTGAACCTGAGTTCATTAGTGATGCTTTTGCATCTTTTAAGGAGCTGTTTAACCTCCCCATGGAGACAAAATTGCTTAATACTATTCCTGATAGGCCAGCTTTTGGCTATATAAGACCAAGGCCTGAAACTCCTGTTCATGAAACCGTTGGTATTGAAGATTCAACAACTATTGAAGCAGTTCATAGTTTTGCTAATGTCATCTGGCCTTCGGGAAATGATCATTTCTGGTAA